A single region of the Lotus japonicus ecotype B-129 chromosome 4, LjGifu_v1.2 genome encodes:
- the LOC130710662 gene encoding uncharacterized protein LOC130710662: protein MFRWRNDKNRVKAVFKLHFHVTQVLQPGVDSLVLSIVPGDIGKVTTRLEKALVRGGVCRWENPVYETVKFIQDPKTGKFSERVYYFVVSTGLSKGSSFGEVSVDFASYADATKLSSVSLPIKNSHSDAVLHVSIQRLQDNNDTREEEECEDAKLKPHDRSLRTYLSNGDIDGLSKSDSSEDVSAKESTNRVELSADRRTSSGSSEITLSSSDGSFGLDTPRELALQNTSILPNANGFLSDMSHASEPQKLAVNASPSLYDVHQRSHWDWSAGSEHGLSADDAIHGSQDALSGERSHQPSDMENEKLKAQVAALARQMEVSDLELQTLRKQIVKESKRGQELSKEAISLKEERDKLKVECGNLRSFHKRMDEAKAGNTSQLESVDLRTLVEEIKQELKYEKDLNTNLRLQLEKTQDSNAELVLAVQDLDEMLEQKNREICGLSNKNEQSKSSHDLERNLSNCEADDDEEQKELEELVKEHSNAKETHLLEQKILDLYGEIEMYRRDKDELEMQMEQLALDYEILKQENHDMAYKLEQSELQEQLNLQYECSSPHAVDDMETHIQSLENQLKKQSDEFSNSLATIKDLESQISRLVELEKQSETHVQSLENQLKKQSEEFSNSLATIKDLESQISRLEELEKQSETHIQSLENQLKKQSEEFSNSLASIKVLESQISILQEELEKQAQGFEADIDDVMREKVEQEQRAIRAEEALQKTRCKNANTAERLQEEFKRLSMQMASTFDANEKATMKAFTEASELRGHKRLLEGMLHKVKEELQSVKVDYEVKLNELSNKIDMMTVQIQEMMLEIEDKSKQLENQKTHEEQLSGDFSEKIQMLKAENGKLKAEISCLSAQVKQKEILRTDLELTKKSLEDSETLLHSKMVERNELVTTIALLKKEVEKSLDELNRMIHLKNEEEKVAGVLHSEIEALKAQCSDMKQSLIEDETEKEKLRTQVLELSGELKKKDDALTNMEKRYKDSNGCTQLSHGTKSIPENSKEMSNLKEKIQMLEDLIKSKETAMETSASSFLEKERELKSKIEELEDKVEEFNQSIALLEVVEDKSVPASNDTSGEVRSTADEHLDDTTRVAVSSFKSDIYLLENEAETSSMNHNSCDMPTELSSLKERNNSMETELKELQERYSEMSLKFAEVEGERQKLVMTVRSLKNARRSKNE from the exons ATGTTCAGATGGAGGAATGACAAGAACAGAGTCAAAGCTGTTTTCAAGCTCCATTTCCATGTCACTCAG GTGCTGCAACCTGGGGTGGATAGTTTGGTGCTTTCTATTGTTCCAGGTGATATTGGAAAGGTAACTACCAGATTAGAGAAAGCTTTGGTTCGTGGAGGAGTTTGTAGATGGGAGAATCCTGTGTATGAAACAGTCAAGTTCATTCAGGATCCTAAGACTGGGAAATTCAGTGAGAGAGTGTATTATTTTGTGGTTTCAACG GGGTTATCAAAAGGTAGCTCATTTGGGGAAGTTTCTGTGGATTTTGCTAGTTATGCAGATGCTACTAAGCTCTCCTCTGTCTCTCTTCCCATCAAGAATTCTCATTCTGATGCTGTCTTGCAT GTTTCCATCCAGAGACTACAAGATAATAATGACACAAG AGAGGAAGAGGAATGTGAAGATGCTAAACTGAAACCCCATGATAGGAGCTTGAGGACCTATTTAAGCAATGGAGATATAGATGGACTCTCTAAGAGTGATTCTTCTGAA GACGTGTCTGCCAAAGAAAGCACCAATAGAGTTGAATTAAGTGCTGATCGTAGGACATCTAGTGGATCATCTGAAATTACATTGTCAAGTTCTGATGGAAGCTTTGGACTTGATACTCCCCGAGAACTTGCACTACAAAATACTAGCATCCTCCCCAATGCAAATGGTTTTCTTTCAGACATGAGCCACGCTTCCGAGCCTCAAAAACTTGCTGTTAATGCCTCTCCATCATTGTATGATGTACATCAGAGATCACACTGGGACTGGTCAGCTGGTTCAGAACATGGTTTGAGTGCGGATGATGCAATTCATGGTTCTCAGGATGCCCTTTCGGGAGAAAGATCCCATCAGCCATCCGACATGGAGAATGAGAAACTCAAGGCTCAAGTTGCTGCTTTGGCTAGGCAGATGGAAGTGTCAGACTTGGAACTTCAAACTCTTAGGAAACAAATTGTAAAGGAAAGTAAAAGAGGTCAAGAGCTCTCAAAGGAAGCCATCAGCTTGAAAGAGGAACGGGACAAACTCAAGGTAGAATGCGGAAATTTAAGGTCTTTCCACAAACGAATGGATGAGGCAAAAGCTGGCAACACATCACAATTGGAAAGTGTGGATCTCCGCACTCTTGTTGAAGAAATTAAACAAGAATTGAAGTATGAGAAGGACCTGAACACAAATCTCCGGCTACAGTTAGAGAAGACGCAGGATTCAAATGCTGAATTAGTTCTCGCTGTGCAGGACCTGGATGAAATGTTGGAGCAGAAAAATAGGGAAATATGTGGTCTTTCCAATAAAAATGAACAGAGTAAAAGCTCACATGATTTAGAGAGAAATCTCTCTAATTGTGAAGCAGACGAtgatgaagaacagaaagaacTGGAAGAGCTTGTTAAGGAGCACAGCAATGCCAAGGAGACGCACTTACTTGAGCAAAAAATCTTAGATCTCTATGGTGAAATAGAGATGTATAGGAGAGACAAAGATGAGTTGGAGATGCAGATGGAGCAGCTTGCACTGGACTATGAGATATTGAAACAGGAAAACCATGACATGGCATATAAGCTGGAGCAGAGCGAACTGCAAGAACAGTTAAATTTGCAGTATGAATGCTCTTCTCCTCATGCTGTAGATGACATGGAAACCCATATCCAGAGTCTGGAAAATCAACTCAAGAAACAATCAGATGAATTCTCTAATTCTCTGGCTACCATTAAGGACCTTGAATCCCAAATCAGCAGATTAGTGGAACTGGAGAAACAATCAGAAACCCATGTCCAGAGTCTCGAAAATCAACTCAAGAAACAATCAGAAGAATTCTCTAATTCTCTGGCTACCATTAAGGACCTTGAATCCCAAATCAGCAGATTAGAGGAATTGGAGAAACAATCAGAAACCCATATCCAGAGTCTGGAAAATCAACTCAAGAAACAATCCGAAGAATTCTCTAATTCTCTGGCTTCCATTAAGGTCCTTGAATCCCAAATCAGCATATTACAGGAGGAACTGGAGAAACAAGCCCAAGGATTTGAAGCTGATATAGATGATGTGATGCGTGAGAAAGTTGAGCAGGAACAAAGAGCCATCCGAGCCGAGGAAGCTTTGCAAAAGACCAGATGTAAAAATGCTAATACTGCTGAGAGGCTCCAAGAAGAATTCAAAAGGCTTTCAATGCAAATGGCATCTACGTTTGACGCAAACGAGAAGGCTACCATGAAGGCATTCACAGAAGCAAGTGAACTTCGTGGACATAAAAgactacttgaaggaatgctgCATAAAGTCAAAGAAGAGCTTCAATCAGTCAAGGTTGATTATGAGGTTAAACTGAATGAACTTTCCAACAAAATAGATATGATGACAGTTCAAATACAAGAGATGATGTTGGAAATTGAGGACAAGTCCAAACAACTTGAAAATCAGAAAACTCACGAAGAACAACTTAGCGGGGATTTCTCTGAGAAGATCCAGATGCTAAAAGCTGAAAATGGGAAGCTTAAAGCGGAGATTTCGTGCTTATCTGCGCAAGTAAAGCAAAAAGAAATCTTAAGAACTGACTTGGAACTTACGAAAAAATCACTTGAGGACTCTGAGACCCTGTTACATAGTAAAATGGTGGAAAGAAATGAGCTGGTGACCACAATCGCTCTATTGAAGAAGGAGGTAGAAAAGTCACTTGACGAGTTAAATAGGATGATACACCTCAAGAATGAAGAAGAGAAGGTTGCTGGAGTCTTGCATTCAGAGATAGAAGCGCTTAAAGCTCAATGTAGTGACATGAAACAATCCCTTATCGAGGATGAGACTGAGAAAGAAAAACTAAGAACGCAAGTTTTGGAGCTAAGTGGTGAGCTAaagaaaaaggatgatgcatTAACCAACATGGAGAAGAGATACAAGGATAGTAATGGATGCACACAGCTTTCTCATGGTACTAAATCAATTCCTGAGAATTCAAAAGAAATGTCAAATCTCAAGGAGAAAATACAAATGCTGGAG GACCTGATAAAATCAAAGGAAACTGCAATGGAAACGTCAGCTTCTTCATTTTTGGAGAAGGAAAGGGAACTGAAATCCAAAATTGAGGAACTGGAGGACAAAGTAGAGGAATTCAATCAGAGCATTGCTTTGCTAGAG GTTGTTGAGGATAAGAGTGTGCCTGCTTCCAATGATACATCTGGAGAAGTAAGAAGTACAGCTGATGAGCATCTCGATGATACTACACGTGTTGCAGTTTCATCATTCAAGAG TGATATATATTTGTTAGAGAATGAAGCCGAAACATCCTCAATGAATCACAACTCTTGTGACATGCCAACTGAATTATCATCATTAAAGGAAAGAAATAACTCAATGGAGACTGAGCTGAAAGAGTTGCAAGAAAGATACTCAGAAATGAGTCTCAAATTTGCGGAGGTCGAAGGTGAAAGGCAAAAACTTGTTATGACTGTGCGAAGCCTCAAGAATGCTCGGAGGAGTAAAAATGAATAA
- the LOC130711877 gene encoding protein LURP-one-related 4, producing MAKIFPQESTSSECINSERETFTLWMKSLVLHSNGCTVYDSNGDIVYRVDNYDRKGTREVNLMDLRGKVLCTIKKRLLAIGSWEGHRYCSNSSYTSQEQPWFQVKRCNTGKVACQIKVGCQKYCIVRISGKAAAFKIVTKDGHIVAEAKQKHSPSGVVLSNDVLTLDMAAGTDHSLIMALVTVYGLICGIM from the exons ATGGCCAAGATTTTTCCTCAAGAATCCACAtcctctgagtgcatcaattcTGAAAGAGAAACATTTACTCTATGGATGAAATCACTTGTTCTTCACTCTAATGGCTGCACTGTCTATGATTCAAATGGTGACATCGTTTACCGAGTTGATAACTATGACAGGAAGGGCACAAGAGAAGTTAACCTCATGGATCTAAGAGGCAAAGTTCTCTGCACCATAAAAAAG AGGCTACTAGCTATTGGAAGCTGGGAAGGTCACAGATATTGCAGCAATTCTAGTTATACAAGCCAGGAACAACCATGGTTTCAAGTTAAAAGATGTAATACAGGAAAAGTAGCTTGCCAGATCAAAGTGGGGTGTCAAAAGTACTGCATAGTAAGAATCAGTGGCAAAGCAGCAGCATTTAAGATAGTAACCAAAGATGGACACATAGTTGCAGAG GCAAAGCAAAAACACTCTCCCTCAGGTGTTGTTCTGAGCAATGATGTTCTGACCTTGGATATGGCTGCTGGCACGGATCATTCCCTTATAATGGCTTTGGTTACAGTTTATGGATTGATATGCGGTATAATGTAA